From the genome of Gilliamella sp. wkB7, one region includes:
- the erpA gene encoding iron-sulfur cluster insertion protein ErpA: protein MSNAFPINFTDAAANKVKLLVTEEENPNLKLRVYITGGGCSGFQYGFTFDEKVNEDDLAIEKNGVSLVVDPMSLQYLVGGTIDYVEGLQGSRFVVDNPNATTTCGCGSSFSV, encoded by the coding sequence ATGAGTAATGCTTTTCCGATTAACTTTACAGATGCTGCCGCTAATAAAGTTAAATTATTAGTAACAGAAGAAGAAAATCCAAACCTCAAATTACGAGTTTACATTACGGGTGGTGGTTGTAGTGGTTTTCAATATGGTTTCACTTTTGATGAAAAAGTAAATGAAGATGATCTCGCTATCGAAAAAAATGGCGTTTCACTTGTTGTTGATCCAATGAGTTTGCAATATTTAGTCGGTGGTACAATTGATTATGTTGAAGGCTTACAAGGTTCACGTTTTGTGGTGGACAATCCAAACGCGACAACAACATGTGGTTGTGGCTCATCTTTTAGTGTGTAA
- a CDS encoding DNA topoisomerase III: MQTNQSFRLFIAEKPSLARAIADVLPKPHQKGNGFIRASNGDVVSWCIGHLLEQATPEVYDERFKKWSLNDLPIVPEKWILIPKGNTEKQLNILVDLIKSADLIVHAGDPDREGQLLVDEVLNYCQLAPEKRKTIQRCLISDLNASAVEKSLEQLRNNQDYVPLSTSALARARADWLYGMNMSRVCTLVGQRNGYRGVLSIGRVQTPILGLVVRRDLEIAQFVPKPFYEVFAILQTKNNETFKAKWQPSEACEPYQDEEGRVLVKALAENVCQRIKDKSGIIDKVSNKKKELAPPMPFNLSSLQIEMAKKNGLSAQEVLDICQSLYEKHKLITYPRSDCRFLPEEHLKQINGIKSAIENNCPVLQTAIDNADFSLRSKAWNDKKVEAHHAIIPTLRKAKMDSLSNNERAVYQVVATQYLAQFYPAYKYSELQIDVEIQGGKFISKTNQMFDEGWKVLFRNKNNPIDNDADDNNNGLLTKLIKKGESVQCIDTELLGKETQPPRPFTDATLLAALTGIARFVKDPEIKKILRETDGLGTEATRAGIIELLFKRQFLIRQGKSIRSTQIGQNLILSLPDIMSMPDMTAHWELQLDEISKKSFSYQQFMYQLNSSLSNLIDQMKNARLNIHS; this comes from the coding sequence ATGCAAACTAATCAATCTTTTCGTTTATTTATTGCCGAAAAGCCCAGCTTAGCTAGGGCTATCGCGGATGTATTGCCCAAACCTCACCAAAAAGGAAACGGTTTTATCCGAGCCAGTAATGGTGATGTGGTTAGCTGGTGTATTGGACATTTATTAGAACAAGCGACCCCTGAAGTCTATGATGAACGATTTAAAAAATGGTCTTTAAATGATTTGCCTATAGTGCCTGAAAAGTGGATATTAATCCCTAAAGGAAATACTGAAAAACAATTAAATATTTTGGTTGATTTGATTAAATCTGCAGATCTGATTGTGCATGCGGGTGACCCCGATAGAGAAGGACAATTATTAGTAGATGAAGTATTAAATTATTGCCAGCTTGCACCCGAAAAGCGCAAAACCATCCAACGTTGCTTAATTAGTGATTTAAATGCTAGTGCAGTAGAAAAATCTCTTGAACAGTTGCGAAATAATCAAGATTATGTCCCTTTATCGACTTCTGCATTAGCTAGAGCTCGGGCTGACTGGCTTTATGGCATGAATATGAGCCGAGTTTGTACATTGGTAGGGCAAAGAAACGGTTATCGTGGCGTACTGTCCATTGGTCGAGTGCAAACGCCTATTTTAGGATTAGTGGTAAGACGCGATTTAGAGATAGCCCAATTTGTACCTAAACCGTTTTATGAGGTGTTTGCTATTTTGCAAACTAAAAATAATGAAACATTTAAAGCTAAATGGCAACCGAGTGAAGCTTGCGAACCTTATCAAGATGAAGAAGGTCGAGTACTCGTTAAAGCATTAGCTGAAAATGTTTGCCAACGGATTAAAGATAAATCCGGTATAATTGATAAAGTAAGCAATAAAAAGAAAGAGCTTGCTCCACCAATGCCATTTAACCTGTCTTCTTTACAAATTGAAATGGCGAAAAAAAATGGGTTAAGCGCCCAAGAGGTGCTTGATATTTGCCAGTCATTATACGAAAAGCATAAGTTAATAACTTATCCACGTTCAGATTGTCGTTTTCTGCCTGAAGAGCATTTAAAGCAAATTAATGGCATAAAATCAGCCATTGAAAACAATTGTCCAGTTCTGCAAACAGCAATTGATAATGCTGATTTTTCATTACGTTCCAAAGCATGGAATGATAAAAAGGTGGAAGCGCATCATGCCATTATTCCTACCTTACGTAAAGCCAAAATGGACAGTTTGTCCAATAATGAGCGGGCTGTTTATCAAGTTGTAGCAACCCAATATTTAGCCCAATTTTATCCCGCCTATAAATATTCTGAATTACAAATTGATGTTGAAATTCAAGGAGGGAAATTTATATCAAAAACAAATCAAATGTTTGATGAAGGTTGGAAAGTTTTATTTAGAAATAAAAACAATCCAATCGATAACGATGCTGATGATAACAACAATGGTTTATTAACTAAGCTCATTAAAAAAGGGGAATCTGTCCAATGCATTGATACTGAACTGCTTGGTAAAGAAACTCAGCCGCCAAGACCATTTACTGACGCTACGTTATTAGCAGCATTGACCGGGATAGCTCGCTTCGTAAAAGATCCTGAAATTAAAAAGATCCTACGTGAAACAGATGGTTTAGGTACGGAAGCAACCCGTGCAGGTATTATTGAGTTGTTATTTAAAAGGCAATTTTTAATTCGACAAGGTAAATCAATACGCTCTACACAAATCGGACAAAATTTAATTTTATCATTGCCAGATATTATGTCTATGCCAGATATGACAGCGCATTGGGAATTACAATTAGATGAAATTAGTAAGAAATCCTTTTCATACCAACAATTCATGTATCAACTTAATTCATCATTATCAAATTTAATTGATCAAATGAAAAATGCACGATTGAATATTCATTCTTAA
- a CDS encoding helicase HerA-like C-terminal domain-containing protein codes for MSESIIIAKSHGKDLSIVAALANRHGLITGATGTGKTVTLQKMAEGFSQIGVPVFLADVKGDLTGLGEKAVLTEKLKSRLENIGVYNWQPDASPIELWDVFAEKGIPVRSTVSDIGPILLARLLNLNDIQSGVLQLIFKIADDNGLLLLDFKDLRSLIQFVGDNAKQFTTRYGNISLSSIGAIQRGLLTLEQQGAEFFLGEPMLDIQDLMQVNAEGRGIINILSAQKLYNSPKLYSVFLLWLLSELFEHLPEIGDPDKPKLVFFFDEAHLLFNDISPALLEKIEQVVRLIRSKGVGIYFASQNPTDIPDTVLGQLGNRVQHALRAFTPKDQKAVKTAAQTMRANPSFDTEKAIMELGVGEALISFLDEKGRPNMVERGFVIAPGSKMGAMSPENQSAIIQHSQYYNKYRSTIDRQSAYEILKNGFSLDNLSNSQTDKNNQNLNNDADNQQNKNSGGLLDFFSSIFFGSKGPKGGQHDGIAQQLAKSATRQVVNQISRKITRGILGGFKK; via the coding sequence ATGAGTGAATCGATCATCATCGCCAAAAGCCATGGCAAAGATTTATCCATCGTAGCAGCATTAGCTAATCGTCATGGTTTAATTACTGGCGCAACAGGTACCGGTAAAACAGTCACATTACAAAAAATGGCTGAAGGATTTTCGCAAATAGGCGTACCAGTTTTTCTTGCTGATGTTAAAGGCGATCTAACTGGTCTTGGCGAAAAAGCTGTTTTAACAGAAAAATTAAAATCTCGTTTAGAAAATATAGGAGTTTATAATTGGCAACCTGATGCATCACCCATTGAACTATGGGATGTATTTGCTGAAAAAGGGATTCCTGTTCGTAGTACAGTATCAGATATAGGGCCAATTTTACTGGCTCGGTTACTCAATCTTAATGATATTCAGTCAGGCGTATTACAACTGATTTTTAAAATTGCTGATGATAATGGTTTATTATTACTCGATTTCAAAGATCTACGGTCATTAATTCAATTTGTAGGTGATAATGCCAAACAGTTTACCACTCGATACGGTAATATTTCTTTGTCATCAATAGGGGCGATTCAACGTGGATTGTTAACACTTGAACAACAAGGCGCGGAATTTTTTCTTGGCGAACCAATGCTTGATATTCAAGATTTGATGCAAGTAAATGCAGAAGGAAGAGGAATTATCAATATTTTATCTGCACAGAAATTATATAATTCACCTAAATTATATTCTGTCTTTCTTTTATGGTTGTTATCCGAACTTTTTGAGCATTTACCAGAAATAGGCGATCCAGATAAACCGAAATTGGTATTCTTTTTTGATGAAGCCCATTTATTGTTTAATGATATCTCGCCAGCATTATTAGAAAAAATTGAACAAGTAGTACGCTTAATTCGTTCTAAAGGCGTGGGTATTTATTTTGCTTCGCAAAATCCGACAGATATACCGGATACTGTTCTCGGGCAATTAGGTAATCGTGTTCAGCATGCCCTGCGAGCTTTTACACCGAAAGATCAAAAAGCTGTTAAAACTGCTGCGCAAACAATGCGTGCTAATCCAAGTTTTGATACTGAAAAAGCAATCATGGAATTAGGTGTTGGTGAAGCTTTAATTTCATTTTTAGATGAAAAAGGCCGTCCAAATATGGTCGAACGTGGTTTTGTGATTGCGCCAGGATCGAAAATGGGAGCTATGTCTCCAGAAAATCAATCGGCAATTATTCAACATTCCCAGTATTATAATAAATATCGATCAACTATAGATCGTCAATCTGCTTATGAGATATTAAAAAATGGATTTTCATTAGATAACTTATCTAACTCTCAAACCGATAAAAATAATCAAAACCTCAATAATGACGCTGATAACCAACAAAATAAAAATAGTGGTGGATTGCTTGATTTTTTCAGTTCAATATTTTTTGGTTCGAAAGGACCAAAAGGGGGACAGCATGATGGTATTGCCCAACAATTAGCTAAAAGTGCCACCAGACAAGTAGTTAATCAAATTAGTAGAAAAATCACCCGTGGTATATTAGGTGGTTTTAAAAAATAA
- a CDS encoding AI-2E family transporter: MLKMFMEWYKKRFSDPHVVSLMAVILGLFIIIYFFNKILLPILIAIVLSYLLDSPVNFLHKRGLPRTLAVVIVLLLFIMVVFVGFMILLPLIWQQSISLITNIPNMLNFANNFLTTLPQHYPELIDVGLFDSIIQGITSKVVQTGNSLLQFSIVSLLGFVSMAINAVLIPIMMFFLLKDKTKIWAYCSKILPKNRTILDKVATEMDMQISNYIVGNVLHIIILAVCVYIPFWYFGLDYGLLLAVFVGLSVLIPYIGIIISSIPVVLIAIFQWGISPEFSYLILCYVLIQALDGNLLVPCLFSEKLNLHPLVIIVAVIVFGGLWGFWGIFFAIPLATLVKAIINAWPTPEDINNNSLKEIKAD, from the coding sequence ATGTTAAAAATGTTTATGGAATGGTATAAAAAGCGTTTTAGTGATCCGCACGTGGTGTCATTAATGGCGGTTATTTTAGGCTTATTTATTATCATCTATTTTTTCAATAAAATTCTGCTACCTATCTTAATTGCCATCGTACTATCCTATTTACTCGATAGTCCGGTTAATTTTTTACATAAACGAGGTTTACCGAGAACACTCGCCGTTGTGATTGTTTTATTACTGTTTATTATGGTGGTTTTTGTTGGGTTTATGATTTTATTACCGCTAATTTGGCAACAAAGTATTAGTTTGATAACCAATATCCCTAACATGCTCAATTTTGCTAATAATTTCTTAACTACACTACCTCAACATTATCCTGAATTAATTGATGTTGGGTTATTTGATTCCATAATTCAAGGTATTACTAGTAAAGTTGTGCAAACAGGCAACTCATTATTGCAATTTTCCATTGTTTCTTTATTAGGATTTGTATCGATGGCAATTAATGCTGTCTTGATACCAATAATGATGTTTTTTTTATTAAAAGATAAAACCAAAATCTGGGCCTATTGTTCTAAAATATTACCTAAAAATCGTACAATTTTAGATAAAGTTGCCACTGAAATGGATATGCAAATCTCAAACTATATCGTTGGCAATGTGTTACACATTATCATTTTAGCTGTATGCGTATATATTCCGTTTTGGTATTTTGGATTGGATTATGGTTTATTACTTGCTGTTTTTGTTGGTTTATCGGTATTGATTCCGTATATCGGTATTATTATTTCAAGCATCCCTGTGGTTTTAATTGCTATTTTTCAGTGGGGAATAAGTCCTGAATTTAGTTATTTAATTCTATGTTACGTTTTAATACAAGCTTTGGATGGCAATTTATTAGTGCCTTGTTTATTTTCAGAGAAATTAAATCTTCATCCTTTAGTTATTATTGTCGCTGTGATCGTGTTTGGTGGCTTATGGGGATTTTGGGGAATATTTTTTGCGATACCATTGGCAACATTAGTTAAAGCCATTATTAACGCTTGGCCAACACCTGAAGATATAAATAATAATAGTTTAAAAGAAATTAAAGCAGATTAA
- the hemL gene encoding glutamate-1-semialdehyde 2,1-aminomutase translates to MRLNKFKSEKLYHQALSVMPGGVNSPVRAFNGVGGTPLFIERADGAYIYDVDGKAYIDYVGSWGPMILGHNDQDVANAVIHAVHNGLSYGAPTEIETKVANLVTQLMPSIEMLRMVNSGTEATMSAIRVARGFTRRDKIIKFEGCYHGHADYLLVKAGSGALTFGHPTSPGVPNDFVKHTLVCDYNNLASVKQQFEQYPNDIAAIIIEPVAGNMNCVPAKKEFLHGLRELCDEYGALLIIDEVMTGFRVALGGAQDYYDVVPDLTCLGKIIGGGMPVGAFGGRADIMQQLAPTGPIYQAGTLSGNPVAMAAGYTTLNKLMDVGVYQELTDKTTTLANGLKIAAKAHNVPLVVNYAGAMFGLFFTTADEVTSYQDVMQCNIELFKKFYHHMLAEGVYLAPSAFEAGFMSIKHTDREINHTIDAANRFFSNLNF, encoded by the coding sequence ATGAGGCTAAATAAATTTAAGTCAGAAAAGTTGTATCATCAAGCATTATCTGTAATGCCTGGCGGTGTAAATTCTCCCGTGCGAGCTTTTAATGGTGTCGGTGGTACGCCATTATTTATTGAGCGCGCCGATGGCGCTTATATTTATGATGTTGATGGAAAAGCTTATATTGATTATGTAGGTTCTTGGGGGCCCATGATCTTAGGACATAACGATCAAGATGTAGCCAATGCAGTTATTCATGCCGTTCATAATGGTTTAAGTTATGGTGCTCCAACAGAAATAGAAACTAAAGTTGCTAATCTTGTTACACAGTTAATGCCTTCAATTGAAATGCTACGTATGGTAAATTCGGGTACTGAAGCAACCATGAGCGCGATTCGAGTTGCGCGTGGATTTACAAGACGTGACAAGATTATTAAGTTTGAAGGTTGTTATCATGGGCATGCAGATTATTTATTAGTTAAAGCTGGATCTGGTGCCCTCACCTTTGGCCATCCTACTTCACCAGGCGTGCCTAATGATTTTGTGAAGCATACGTTAGTGTGTGATTATAATAATTTAGCATCAGTCAAACAACAATTTGAGCAATACCCTAACGATATTGCGGCTATTATTATCGAACCTGTCGCGGGTAATATGAATTGTGTGCCTGCGAAAAAAGAGTTTTTACATGGATTACGGGAACTATGTGATGAATATGGAGCTTTACTAATTATAGATGAAGTAATGACAGGATTTAGAGTCGCATTGGGAGGAGCTCAAGATTATTATGATGTAGTACCTGATTTAACATGCTTAGGAAAAATTATTGGTGGTGGCATGCCTGTAGGTGCTTTTGGGGGGCGTGCTGACATTATGCAACAACTGGCCCCAACTGGACCTATCTATCAAGCGGGTACATTATCTGGCAACCCTGTTGCTATGGCTGCAGGATACACAACTTTAAATAAACTAATGGATGTGGGTGTTTATCAAGAATTAACAGATAAAACCACAACCCTAGCTAATGGTCTAAAAATAGCGGCTAAAGCACATAATGTACCATTGGTAGTCAATTATGCTGGTGCTATGTTTGGACTATTTTTTACAACTGCTGATGAAGTAACCAGTTATCAGGATGTTATGCAGTGTAATATTGAATTATTCAAAAAATTCTATCATCATATGCTCGCTGAAGGTGTTTATCTTGCACCATCTGCATTTGAAGCAGGCTTCATGTCGATTAAGCACACCGACAGGGAGATCAATCACACAATTGATGCAGCAAATCGTTTTTTTAGTAACTTAAATTTTTAG
- a CDS encoding GNAT family N-acetyltransferase — protein MFKLEWAKDLCNNFNSYSEFVETGLGFIVLKYNVIFPKALSYLVYNDSIEVDALAKEREKGLTLTCSGNLLLACLERQVSPN, from the coding sequence ATTTTCAAACTTGAATGGGCTAAAGACTTATGTAACAATTTTAATTCATATTCTGAATTTGTAGAAACAGGTTTAGGATTTATTGTTTTAAAATATAATGTTATTTTTCCTAAAGCATTATCTTATTTAGTATATAATGATAGTATTGAAGTAGATGCTCTAGCAAAAGAAAGAGAAAAGGGACTTACATTGACTTGTTCTGGAAATTTACTTTTAGCCTGTTTGGAACGTCAAGTATCACCAAATTAG
- a CDS encoding YdcH family protein, giving the protein MFPEYRELISKLKNNDLRFQKLFDLHNELDQKIKNIESGITVDTSETIDALKKQKLKLKDEIYDILRKTNDNHLKL; this is encoded by the coding sequence ATGTTTCCAGAATATCGCGAATTAATCTCTAAATTAAAAAATAACGATTTACGTTTTCAAAAATTGTTCGATTTACACAATGAACTTGATCAAAAAATCAAAAATATTGAGTCTGGAATTACTGTTGACACTAGCGAAACGATCGATGCATTGAAAAAACAAAAATTAAAGCTGAAAGATGAAATTTATGATATTTTAAGGAAAACCAATGATAACCATTTAAAATTATGA
- the mgtA gene encoding magnesium-translocating P-type ATPase, producing MTKKTSKVKTENTSNIKALKEAQNSLDNILSNFQSSLSGLTQESAKSRLEQYGKNEVAREKVPSAFAQLLLAFKNPFIFVLLILAIVSFVTDYWLPLQGGEETDLTGVIIILTMVTLSGILRFWQEFRSNKAAEALKSMIRTTATVLRRAHKDMSPERIEIPLSEIVPGDIVYLSAGDMIPADIRLIESRDLFVSQAVLTGESIPVEKYDTLGAVTQKNSDNVDAADIDKDNVLDVNNVCFMGTNVVSGTATAIVVATGADTHFGSLAKSIVGSRAETSFDRGVNSVSWLLIRFMLVMVPIVLLINGFTKGDWGEAALFALAVAVGLTPEMLPMIVSANLAKGAVGMAKRKVVVKRLNAIQNFGAMDILCTDKTGTLTQDKIILEHHLDINGQIDPSVLQLAWLNSYYQSGMKNLMDKAIIRFAEEKTSVKKVGIGFYKKIDELPFDFVRRRLSVVVQGNDDNHLMICKGAVEEMLSISDFVYENGEYLPLDENRKKALIELAHNYNKDGFRVLAVGIKDIPVTQTKTQYNVQDEKALAIRGFLTFLDPPKESAYEAISALNEHGVGVKVLTGDNEIITIKVCREVGLEPGIPLLGTEIETMDDAELKVQIEQRTIFAKLTPLQKSRIIRLLQDNGHTVGFLGDGINDAPALRDADVGISVDTATDIAKESADIILLEKSLMVLEEGVICGRETFGNIMKYLNMTASSNFGNIFSVLVASAFLPFLPMLAIHLLIQNLLYDISQLSLPWDKMDEEFLQKPRKWDARNIGRFMIWIGPTSSIFDITTYALMWFIFGANSIEAQSLFHSGWFIEGLLSQTLVVHMLRTQKIPFVQSTAAFPVIVMTMLIMAVGIYIPFSPLGGLIGLQPLPWSYFPWLLATLFSYCCVAQLMKRIYIKRFGQWF from the coding sequence ATGACTAAAAAAACATCTAAAGTAAAGACAGAAAATACTTCAAACATAAAGGCACTTAAAGAAGCTCAAAACAGTCTTGATAACATTTTATCTAATTTCCAATCAAGTCTTTCTGGATTAACTCAAGAAAGTGCAAAATCAAGATTGGAACAATATGGAAAAAATGAAGTTGCTCGTGAAAAAGTACCTTCTGCTTTTGCCCAATTACTATTAGCTTTTAAAAATCCATTTATATTTGTATTGTTGATATTAGCTATAGTTAGTTTTGTTACTGATTACTGGTTACCACTACAAGGCGGTGAAGAGACCGATTTGACAGGCGTTATCATTATCCTCACTATGGTAACACTGAGTGGAATATTACGTTTTTGGCAGGAATTTAGATCAAACAAGGCTGCCGAAGCTTTAAAATCTATGATCCGAACCACTGCAACGGTATTGCGCCGAGCACATAAAGATATGAGCCCAGAACGTATTGAAATACCATTAAGTGAAATTGTACCAGGTGATATTGTTTATTTGTCAGCAGGCGATATGATCCCTGCCGATATTCGTTTGATTGAATCACGTGATTTATTTGTTAGCCAAGCAGTATTAACAGGAGAATCAATTCCTGTTGAAAAATATGACACATTAGGTGCTGTAACTCAAAAAAACAGTGATAATGTTGATGCTGCCGATATCGATAAAGATAATGTACTGGATGTTAATAATGTCTGCTTTATGGGCACAAATGTAGTGAGCGGAACGGCAACTGCTATTGTGGTTGCGACAGGTGCTGATACCCATTTTGGTTCGTTAGCTAAATCGATAGTAGGATCGAGAGCCGAAACTTCATTCGATCGTGGTGTGAACAGCGTAAGTTGGTTATTGATTCGCTTTATGTTAGTAATGGTTCCTATTGTTTTATTAATAAATGGATTCACTAAAGGTGATTGGGGAGAAGCAGCATTATTTGCTTTAGCTGTTGCGGTTGGTTTAACACCTGAAATGTTACCAATGATCGTGAGTGCAAATCTTGCCAAAGGTGCTGTTGGAATGGCAAAGCGCAAAGTTGTTGTGAAACGTTTGAACGCTATTCAAAACTTTGGTGCAATGGACATTTTATGTACTGATAAAACGGGTACATTGACTCAAGATAAAATCATTTTAGAACATCATTTAGATATTAATGGGCAAATTGATCCATCTGTATTACAACTAGCATGGCTCAATAGTTACTATCAAAGTGGAATGAAAAACTTGATGGATAAAGCCATCATCCGTTTTGCAGAAGAAAAGACCAGTGTCAAAAAAGTAGGTATTGGTTTTTATAAAAAAATTGATGAATTACCTTTTGATTTTGTTCGTCGTCGCTTATCTGTTGTTGTTCAAGGCAATGATGATAATCATTTAATGATCTGTAAAGGTGCCGTTGAAGAAATGCTATCAATTTCGGATTTTGTTTATGAAAATGGAGAATATTTACCGTTAGACGAAAACCGTAAGAAAGCATTGATTGAATTGGCTCATAACTACAATAAAGATGGTTTTAGAGTATTAGCTGTTGGTATAAAAGATATTCCTGTTACCCAGACTAAAACTCAATACAATGTTCAAGACGAAAAAGCTTTAGCGATTCGTGGATTTTTAACTTTCTTAGATCCGCCCAAAGAGAGCGCTTATGAGGCTATTTCAGCATTAAACGAACACGGTGTTGGCGTTAAAGTGTTAACAGGTGATAATGAAATAATCACCATTAAAGTCTGCCGTGAAGTAGGTTTAGAACCTGGTATTCCCTTACTAGGTACTGAAATTGAAACAATGGATGATGCAGAGCTAAAAGTACAAATTGAACAACGTACTATTTTTGCTAAATTAACACCATTGCAAAAATCACGTATAATTCGTTTATTGCAAGATAATGGTCATACCGTTGGTTTTCTAGGTGATGGTATTAATGATGCACCTGCATTACGTGATGCTGATGTGGGGATCTCAGTTGATACCGCGACAGATATTGCCAAAGAATCGGCAGATATTATCCTTTTGGAAAAAAGCCTTATGGTATTAGAAGAAGGTGTTATTTGTGGTCGTGAAACTTTCGGTAATATCATGAAATATCTTAACATGACGGCAAGTTCTAACTTTGGTAATATATTCTCAGTATTGGTAGCTAGTGCGTTTTTACCGTTTTTACCTATGTTAGCAATACATTTACTTATTCAAAACTTGCTGTATGATATTTCACAACTCTCCTTACCATGGGATAAGATGGATGAAGAGTTTTTACAAAAACCACGTAAATGGGATGCACGAAATATTGGACGTTTTATGATTTGGATAGGACCAACATCGTCCATTTTTGATATCACAACGTATGCACTAATGTGGTTTATATTTGGTGCAAACAGTATTGAAGCGCAATCACTGTTCCATTCAGGTTGGTTTATTGAAGGATTGTTATCACAAACGTTGGTTGTGCACATGCTTAGAACACAAAAAATTCCATTTGTTCAAAGTACAGCAGCATTCCCAGTTATTGTAATGACAATGCTAATTATGGCAGTGGGTATTTATATTCCATTTTCACCATTAGGTGGATTAATTGGATTGCAACCATTACCTTGGTCATATTTCCCATGGCTATTAGCAACTTTATTTAGCTATTGCTGTGTTGCTCAATTAATGAAACGCATTTATATCAAGCGTTTTGGGCAATGGTTCTAG
- the bcp gene encoding thioredoxin-dependent thiol peroxidase — protein MVNPLKEGEKAPEFSLPDQDGEHISLKDFKGQRVLIYFYPKAMTPGCTVQACNLRDSSDDFKKYDVVILGISTDKPEKLSRFVEKEMLNFTLLSDENHEVSQAFGTWGEKEFMGKTYEGIHRISFLISKDGNIEKVFDNFKTSDHHEVVLDYLRNQSN, from the coding sequence ATGGTTAATCCACTAAAAGAAGGTGAAAAAGCACCTGAGTTTTCATTACCTGACCAAGATGGTGAGCACATCAGCTTAAAAGATTTTAAAGGTCAACGTGTTTTAATTTATTTTTATCCCAAAGCCATGACACCCGGTTGTACAGTGCAAGCTTGTAATTTACGAGATAGCTCTGACGATTTTAAAAAATACGATGTGGTGATCCTTGGTATTAGTACCGATAAACCTGAAAAGTTATCTCGATTTGTTGAAAAAGAAATGTTAAATTTTACTTTGCTTTCTGATGAAAATCATGAAGTTTCCCAAGCGTTTGGTACTTGGGGGGAAAAAGAATTCATGGGTAAAACCTATGAAGGTATTCACCGAATAAGTTTTTTAATTAGCAAAGACGGTAACATTGAAAAAGTTTTTGATAATTTCAAAACGAGTGATCATCATGAAGTCGTTTTAGACTATCTAAGAAATCAATCTAACTAA